In the genome of Spirochaetia bacterium, one region contains:
- a CDS encoding carbohydrate ABC transporter permease — translation MQDKTNTKSLFDILIWIFLIAVLCFTIVPILFMITASFMDEKQILAMPYTWIPSKAYFTTSTRTYFSNFIKAILGNNGDAVFIRNIINSLIVATTVAITTVLLASLCGYGLAKFKFRGRNAIFMSIMATMMIPFEAIMIPLYMVTASLRMMNTYRGLIVPFLVSAFGVFQMRQYLLTFPDEFLDASRVDGLSEFKIYLKIVLPNCMPVISTLGILSFRNQWDNLLWPLLVTQKETMKTIPLYISKFSEEKQTDEGAMMACALLASIPMFMLFGFLSKYFLGGAAVYESRKG, via the coding sequence ATGCAAGATAAAACAAATACAAAATCATTGTTTGATATTTTGATCTGGATATTCCTGATTGCAGTCCTCTGCTTTACCATTGTCCCGATTCTGTTCATGATTACAGCTTCCTTCATGGATGAAAAGCAGATCCTCGCCATGCCATATACCTGGATCCCCTCGAAAGCCTACTTCACGACATCTACCCGTACGTATTTCTCAAACTTCATCAAGGCAATATTGGGCAATAACGGAGATGCCGTCTTTATCAGGAATATCATAAACTCCCTGATTGTTGCCACTACGGTTGCCATTACTACGGTACTTCTTGCCTCCTTGTGCGGCTACGGTCTGGCAAAATTCAAATTCCGTGGACGCAATGCCATATTCATGTCGATAATGGCAACCATGATGATTCCTTTCGAAGCAATCATGATACCACTGTATATGGTCACTGCATCCCTCAGGATGATGAATACCTACCGTGGCCTTATCGTTCCTTTTCTGGTAAGTGCCTTCGGGGTTTTCCAGATGAGGCAATATCTCCTCACTTTCCCTGATGAATTCCTGGACGCTTCAAGGGTAGACGGACTGAGTGAATTCAAGATTTACCTGAAAATCGTCCTGCCGAACTGCATGCCGGTCATCTCGACCCTCGGTATCCTTTCATTCAGGAACCAATGGGACAACCTGCTCTGGCCTTTGCTTGTCACTCAAAAAGAAACCATGAAGACCATCCCTCTGTATATCTCGAAATTCAGCGAAGAAAAGCAGACCGATGAAGGAGCCATGATGGCCTGTGCCCTCTTGGCTTCCATTCCCATGTTCATGCTGTTCGGTTTCCTTTCAAAGTACTTCCTTGGTGGAGCCGCAGTCTATGAATCAAGAAAAGGATGA
- a CDS encoding sugar ABC transporter permease, with protein sequence MKKNNKSFSIERKEAHWGLAFTIPCLVFFAIFSFYPIINAFFTSLTNKNVISRHSSFVGLGNYIYLFTKDNSGFSLLNSLRATLTFTIGTFVPMVVFSLLLAVLLMQLKKQSQRSFLEIAYYMPAVLSSVVAAVIWMMLFDPRGLVNQVTNILARTTGKDYGWLVDSNMLQLSTMIVYFWKYIGYFVILFITGLASIPPTLYEAAIVDGSTRWHTFWKITFPLLKPTILLVSVMAMLQCLKTFSTQYMFQQGGTARQPIDVITMNIYFTGIRNGRLGRASAMSIILFIIMLSLTLLQFKASNSDDIDY encoded by the coding sequence ATGAAAAAGAATAACAAATCTTTCAGCATCGAACGGAAAGAAGCCCATTGGGGATTGGCATTTACAATTCCCTGCCTGGTTTTCTTTGCAATATTCAGCTTTTATCCGATTATCAACGCTTTCTTTACCAGCCTGACCAACAAGAATGTCATTTCCCGACATTCATCGTTTGTAGGCCTAGGCAATTATATCTACCTCTTTACGAAAGACAACAGCGGTTTCTCACTGCTGAATTCCCTTCGTGCCACATTGACGTTCACCATAGGCACCTTTGTCCCGATGGTAGTCTTTTCACTTCTGTTGGCCGTCCTTCTGATGCAACTCAAGAAACAGTCCCAACGGAGCTTCCTTGAAATTGCATATTACATGCCGGCAGTCTTGTCTTCTGTTGTTGCCGCGGTCATCTGGATGATGCTTTTTGATCCACGGGGCCTAGTAAACCAAGTAACGAATATCCTTGCACGGACGACAGGCAAAGACTATGGATGGCTTGTGGATTCCAACATGCTGCAACTGTCTACCATGATCGTCTATTTTTGGAAATACATAGGTTATTTCGTCATCCTGTTCATTACAGGCTTGGCATCAATTCCGCCGACATTGTATGAAGCGGCAATTGTAGATGGTTCCACGCGATGGCATACATTCTGGAAAATCACCTTTCCTCTGCTCAAACCGACTATTCTCCTTGTTTCTGTCATGGCCATGCTCCAATGTCTCAAGACATTCAGCACACAGTACATGTTCCAGCAGGGAGGAACAGCAAGGCAACCGATTGATGTAATCACAATGAACATCTACTTTACCGGAATACGCAACGGCAGGCTCGGAAGAGCCAGTGCCATGTCCATCATCCTGTTCATCATCATGCTGTCACTGACCTTACTGCAGTTCAAGGCTAGCAACAGCGACGACATCGATTACTGA
- a CDS encoding extracellular solute-binding protein: MKKSLMLLAACVLVPVSIFANGNSEAKETTIEFWTHEDANRQKIEDQYISEFEEANPGVTINATRQSSKKMIELLQTAFAANEGPTVFNCESQNANPFVLAGRVAPINYEAIGYKDAADVKAHYKDGMLDPVTHDGEIYGLPFEGLSWCLYINKNVFRSAGLDPEKDYPKTWEDMVTVSQKLVKRDGDIITRRGFDFRYPYYLETLVPMVEQLGGALFSEDGKEAIVGEEAWIKVLTYMQQWGPNGLNLGSPTYKNARKLFDANNDDIAMCLSGLYQEARIRNDNPAFYESGDWMVVPFPVFKDAVKDTSACYYGQYYMVNADADKKTQADSWKFIGYMLSHEQDYLTQVNLIPPTKSLMSSQTFLDMPYADVFISDMARAHHIYFGANSTEIQSLLGTAVSNVMLQNVSPEQAYLELKASVQELVDEQ, translated from the coding sequence ATGAAAAAATCACTTATGCTGCTAGCGGCATGCGTACTTGTACCCGTCAGCATCTTCGCCAACGGTAACAGCGAAGCAAAAGAAACGACCATCGAATTCTGGACCCATGAGGATGCCAACAGGCAGAAAATCGAAGACCAGTATATTTCTGAATTTGAGGAAGCAAACCCAGGTGTCACCATAAACGCAACCAGGCAGTCCTCAAAGAAAATGATTGAACTGCTTCAGACTGCATTTGCAGCCAATGAAGGTCCGACAGTCTTCAACTGTGAAAGCCAGAACGCCAATCCTTTCGTTCTTGCCGGAAGAGTTGCTCCTATCAACTATGAAGCAATCGGCTACAAGGATGCTGCAGACGTCAAGGCACATTACAAGGACGGCATGCTTGATCCTGTCACACACGATGGTGAAATCTATGGATTGCCATTCGAAGGCCTGAGCTGGTGTCTCTACATCAACAAGAATGTATTCAGATCGGCAGGACTTGACCCAGAGAAAGATTATCCTAAGACTTGGGAAGACATGGTTACTGTTTCACAGAAGCTGGTCAAACGGGACGGAGACATCATTACCCGCAGAGGTTTTGATTTCCGCTATCCCTACTATCTTGAAACGTTGGTCCCGATGGTCGAACAGTTAGGCGGAGCCCTTTTCAGTGAAGACGGCAAAGAAGCCATCGTCGGTGAAGAAGCATGGATAAAAGTATTGACCTATATGCAGCAATGGGGTCCCAATGGCTTGAACCTCGGTTCTCCTACCTATAAGAATGCAAGGAAACTGTTTGACGCCAACAATGATGACATAGCCATGTGCCTGTCAGGCCTTTACCAGGAAGCCAGAATCCGTAACGACAATCCTGCTTTCTATGAAAGCGGTGACTGGATGGTAGTACCGTTCCCTGTATTCAAGGATGCCGTCAAGGATACTTCTGCCTGTTATTATGGCCAATACTATATGGTAAATGCCGATGCAGACAAAAAGACCCAAGCAGACTCCTGGAAATTCATCGGTTATATGCTGTCGCATGAACAGGACTACCTCACACAGGTCAACCTGATTCCACCGACCAAGTCACTGATGTCAAGCCAGACATTCCTCGACATGCCCTATGCAGATGTCTTCATCAGCGACATGGCAAGAGCGCATCACATCTACTTCGGTGCCAATTCCACAGAAATCCAATCTTTGCTCGGTACCGCAGTTTCAAACGTCATGCTCCAGAACGTAAGTCCTGAACAGGCATACCTTGAACTGAAAGCTTCCGTCCAAGAACTGGTTGATGAACAATAG
- a CDS encoding YitT family protein: MQIKMNRYHLLEHFYIILGSFLTAIGIVYFVTPAKIANGGVSGIAVILFHTLGINTGYSIILLSLPLFFLGWKVFGRQYVGKSLYGTLLYSLFTILLTDLSGTAGILDYAKDTSVLLSAIFGGIVFGLGGGFVLRSGSNTGGTDILAQILAKHTPLSLGTSLTLVDTAVICASLFIFGFESAFYAAITVYITGIVINKVVMGTSSFRSKTIFIVSKKSEEIQRVIAAELDVGGTILEGKGMYTGDDRPVIMSVVSNNKFGRLINIIQRMDKQAFVIVQETYKAMGEGFSSIEKEAWASKHT, translated from the coding sequence ATGCAGATCAAAATGAATCGTTATCACTTGCTCGAACATTTCTATATCATCCTAGGCTCATTCCTTACAGCGATAGGAATCGTATACTTTGTCACTCCGGCAAAGATTGCCAACGGAGGGGTAAGCGGCATTGCCGTCATACTTTTTCATACCCTCGGCATCAATACAGGTTATTCAATCATATTGCTGAGCCTACCCTTGTTTTTCCTAGGGTGGAAAGTGTTCGGCAGACAATACGTAGGGAAATCCCTATACGGCACGCTGTTGTATTCTCTATTTACTATCCTGCTTACTGACCTTTCAGGTACAGCCGGCATCCTGGACTATGCAAAGGATACTTCTGTACTTCTGTCAGCAATCTTCGGAGGCATCGTATTCGGATTGGGAGGAGGCTTCGTCCTGAGAAGTGGTTCCAACACAGGAGGAACAGACATCCTTGCCCAGATCTTGGCAAAACATACACCGCTGTCTCTCGGTACTTCATTGACTTTGGTTGATACAGCCGTCATCTGTGCCAGCCTTTTCATCTTCGGCTTTGAATCAGCCTTCTATGCTGCCATTACCGTCTATATCACAGGAATCGTCATCAACAAAGTAGTTATGGGTACCAGTTCCTTCCGATCGAAGACAATCTTTATCGTAAGTAAGAAATCCGAAGAAATACAAAGGGTAATTGCAGCAGAACTGGATGTCGGTGGGACCATCCTGGAAGGCAAAGGTATGTATACGGGTGATGACCGTCCCGTCATCATGAGTGTCGTATCAAACAACAAATTCGGTCGCTTGATCAACATCATCCAAAGAATGGACAAACAGGCCTTCGTCATCGTACAGGAAACGTACAAAGCAATGGGTGAAGGTTTCTCTTCCATAGAAAAGGAAGCATGGGCAAGCAAACATACATAG
- a CDS encoding substrate-binding domain-containing protein, whose translation MKKFTAILLASILACSFGFAQGQGESEKTTSEKKPLIGVSIWSSTDTLGSQCKRILDEAAKALDVDIMYIDQGHISEQVTASAETLSAAGCDGMIICNSASAEMTSVINTCTDNKVYCAQFFRYINQKDNPNEYALACKSPYYVGAVHEDEVANGTNLVTILCKKGCRKIALEGWEAGDATFLLRWQGYKAGIEAWNKEHPTDKAVLLDPQYGGTTSDTGRATAEAIINANPDIDSLIVAGGGGDTLVGALAAIESMGRKGKIDVVSTDFLADLDTQLATGGMSAESGGHYCDPLFAFLMVYNAIKGNYVTSTDSFYEVKFPYLYVASSDDYKDYAKYFVDTLPYTADEIRSMAKLSEPDLAKAAAALSIEDVKARHSK comes from the coding sequence ATGAAGAAATTTACGGCAATTCTTCTTGCGTCGATTCTTGCTTGTTCTTTTGGGTTTGCCCAAGGTCAAGGTGAGAGTGAAAAAACTACTTCTGAAAAGAAGCCGCTTATCGGTGTGTCGATTTGGAGTTCGACTGATACACTGGGTAGCCAGTGCAAGCGTATTCTTGATGAGGCTGCCAAGGCATTGGATGTCGATATCATGTATATCGACCAGGGGCATATCTCAGAACAGGTAACTGCTTCTGCAGAAACGCTTAGTGCAGCAGGTTGCGATGGCATGATTATCTGCAATTCTGCATCTGCAGAGATGACCTCTGTCATCAATACTTGCACGGACAACAAAGTATACTGTGCACAGTTCTTCCGTTATATCAACCAGAAGGACAATCCCAATGAGTATGCATTGGCTTGCAAATCACCTTACTATGTAGGTGCTGTCCATGAAGATGAAGTGGCAAACGGTACGAACTTGGTAACGATCCTTTGCAAAAAAGGCTGTAGGAAGATAGCTCTTGAAGGTTGGGAAGCCGGAGATGCAACGTTCCTGCTTCGCTGGCAGGGCTATAAGGCTGGCATCGAGGCTTGGAACAAGGAACATCCGACCGACAAGGCCGTGTTGCTTGATCCGCAGTATGGCGGAACGACTTCTGATACCGGACGTGCAACCGCAGAAGCAATCATCAATGCAAATCCTGATATTGATTCTCTCATCGTAGCAGGCGGCGGCGGTGATACATTGGTAGGTGCTCTTGCTGCTATCGAATCAATGGGCAGAAAGGGTAAGATTGATGTCGTATCAACCGACTTCCTTGCTGATCTTGATACGCAGCTTGCAACTGGTGGTATGTCAGCTGAATCTGGCGGACATTACTGCGATCCTTTGTTTGCTTTCCTGATGGTCTACAATGCAATCAAGGGTAACTATGTTACTTCTACAGATTCCTTCTATGAAGTCAAGTTCCCGTATCTCTATGTTGCATCTTCTGATGATTACAAGGATTATGCAAAGTACTTCGTGGATACACTTCCGTATACGGCTGATGAAATCCGCAGTATGGCAAAGTTGAGCGAACCTGATCTTGCAAAGGCTGCTGCAGCACTTTCTATTGAAGATGTCAAGGCTCGTCACAGC